GTATCAGGATTGCTTTATCGAAATAACTTAATTATGTATGATCGAAAAACGGATAGTAATTGGTCGCAGATGCAACTGCGGGCAGTCAATGGAGCATTATCAGGTATAGAGGGAGAAACGATCCAGGTAGTTGAAAGTACCTGGAAAACGTGGAAAGAGATCTATCCGGAAGCTAAGGTACTCACAACAAATACAGGATTTTCACGCAATTATTCGGGCTATGCGTATGGCCAGGGATACTTAGTCAATGACAATCAATTTGTTTTTCAACCCAAAAGAGATGATGACCGTCTTGAAAATAAAACTATTGTTCACGCAGTGATGGAAAGCGAGTTCAGGGGCGAATTAACTGTGATGAGAATCTATCCAATCAAAAAACTTACAGATGAGATCCAGGTTATCCAGGAAAAGTTTAGAGGAAAGAATATCGTATTTGCCGGCAGCTCTTCCGACCAACTTGCAGTCTCTTTTATCAATAAAACCCAAGATGGATCTATCCTTGATTTTGAACCGGTTCAGGATGAATTACCCATTGTTATGAAAGATAATGAAGGGAACCAGTGGAATATTTTTGGAGAGGCCGTAAGTGGTCCCAGAACAGGAGAACGCTTAACAGCAACCCGATCCTATAACGGCTATTGGTTTGCTTTTGCTGATTTTTATCCCAACTCGTGTATTTATCCGATTGGAGATTGTTGAAAGATGGGTCTTATAACCTGAGTTCGATTGTTAAATTTGGATTATTGAGTTCCCCTCTTGTTTAAGGAGGGGCAAGGCTGACATTACCCATAAAATCTCAATTTTTGAGATGATATCTTTACCAAGGTTTATTGGAAAGGTTGAGTATCATTCATAATAATAGGCTATCAATCGTAACATTCATCTTGTTCATTTTGTCTTGAAACAAAAGAACCAAAAATTCAAGGCGGTGAAAGAAGAGGACTTACCCCATTATTGTAAGTGTAAACTTAATGCATGTTGTATGTCCTTTTGTCTTGATACAAAAGAACGAAAAGATCAAGACTGTGAATACTTGGCGGCGGACATGAGTTCACCGTGGAATCCTTTCAATGGTCCATCAGACTTTCAGCCCTTAAATTTCGCTCCTCGCCGGTATGAAAGGATTCTTCTCACGGTTCACTCGTTGTCCTTTTTCCCGCCAACTATTCAAGGTCGGTTATTTTCCCAAAATCCCATTTCCACTTGTTAAATGTATTAAACTACTGTTATTTATATCTTTAGAATACTTAAACTTAAAATTTCGGGGTAACTTCTCGGTGAAAGAATTGGCGGCGGTCACTGAATCTCTGCTACCTTTTATCAATGGTCCACCGCGTTTATAGCTTGTTAACATCGTTAAGAGCCGGTATGATAAAAGGTCTCCGCAGATCTTCAGGCTCCCTCAATCCGCCAATTCTTTCGAGGCCGGAGTTGTTCTGACCCTAAAATAAATCAACTCTAAAACGGCAATGAATGGATGTTGAAATAACTATTATTCTTCTTTCAAAAAGCGTATTGCAAATCTATTAATAAATTATAAACGGATATTTTTCGAAAATATACCTAACAGCTTTAAGTCAAGCATTACCAATACTTTACATAGACTAAATTAGTCATATTTGAAATTACATGGGTAATGTCAGATGGGCAAGGGAAGGTAGCCTTAGGTTTTTGAGTCTTTAATGTTGCTATTTCATCGATTGAACCACTCCAAGAAGCTATCTAAAAAACAGATGATTTGTCACGATAGACGAGATCTAATAAAAGCGCGGCTGTCCATGAGAAGTTATCAATGCCGTATGCTTCCCCGGTATCCGTATCATAGTACTCTCTGAAACCACTATTAAAGGGAAGTTGGATAATTGAATTTTTTACCTGTTTCACATAGTCGTTAAAACCATATTGGTTGAGCCCTTCACTAAGAAGCCAATTCATATTTATCCAGACCGGTCCCCGCCAGTAAGTTCGTGCAGAGTAGTCCTCACCGCTTCTGTCGTAACTCGGGGCGGGGAAACAGGTATCCGTCATCTGACAAAAGCAATGTGTATTTAAATAATTGAACATTTTTTGCTTTTGTGAGCTATTTGGTACTCTTGCAAATAGCGGAAGAAAACCCGAGAGAACTCTTGCTTTTATTTTTTTGGAAGCTTGTAAATCAAAATCGTTATACATCTGTTCTTTAGAGTTCCACAATTTCTGATTCATAGCCCCGGCTGTTTGATCTGCCTTCTTGTTAAAAGGTTCAGGATTTTCTCCAATCAGCTCTGCTATTTCAGCAAGATCTCTGTTGGCTCTGCAGAGAAGTGTATTAAAAAGAACATCTTGTACCAAGAAGGGGCAATGATCCTCACTGATCTGTATCTCATCATAATTTCGCTTCCGAAAAAAATCGACGAGATAGACATATTTGTCATATTCCTCATTTGAAGGACGTTCTTCGGCATTTACATGAATATCATCTTTTCGTTCATATTCAGGTAGTTCTCTCTGATCGATGTCAAATCGATTCAAAATACTGTCCCAGATGGGCGAATTATCCTGCCCGGACTCCCAGGGATGTCTGATGTAAACTAATCCTTCGTTAAAAGGATCGCGCTCCCTGTATAGGTAGTCGTGCCAGGAAACTAATTTTGGGAAAAGTTCTTCTGCAAATTTAAGTGCTTGTTTTCGATTCGATGCATGTTCGACAAGATGCCTGACACCGGTAGCGTGAATGGGCGGTTGACATATACCGGATGTTTTTACCGAATCGGGAGCATTATCGGATCTCTCGGTTTGCCAAAATTCATGTCCGGGGAAATAGTCACCATTCAATTCCTTTGAATTGAAGACAATATGAGGAACCATTCCGTTTTTCCATTGACCGTTAAACAGATGGTTCAGCTCAGTTTCGGCCCGGTCTTGATTATAATGCGCATAACCCATCGCAATAAATACAGAATCCCACGACCATTGATGAGGGTACTGGCTTGATGAAGGCACCGTAAATGAACCCGTCCAGTTATTGTTCAATATCTGCTTTGCAGTTTGTGCGAGTTCTTTTAAATCTTTTTTTGTGATTTCCGGAGACGGATTCTCCATTTTCAATAATTACTTCGTTAATATTATGTGCCAGATTCAACGAATTTCAAAAGTTCTGACTTTCAAAGAAAGGTTTAATTCCTCAGAAAATTTAAAACTTATTGTTATCCATATTTCTGTCTCTTTCAATTATTTGACTCAATGAACGTGAATATTCTTACGTTTCATTAATTCTTGTAAGAGTAATGAAGTTCAAGCCTGCCCTCAAAAAATGCGGACAGGCTTGAAAGAACTGCTTGGTTTACTTCTTGAAGGCTTTGAAAACTCTGACCGTCATCCTGAACTTGATTCAGGATCTCCAGATACAGGCTATAAAGACGAATGGAGAATCTGAATCGAGTTCAGATTGACCAATAACCACGGTTTTGCAAAGCCCTCTTCTTATTTGCTGTGTTTAATAGACCCGGAGATTGGTGCACCGTTGGCTATATTGTCGAACATGGGAGAGTTTTTCTCAGCCGCTTCTTTAATCTGCTGTAAAATCTCCTCATTCGCATCGGTTTCAACTTCAACCTCATAGTTGATTTCGGGAAATCCCGACCGGACGTTGTCGTCAATATCCAGGTAACCCCTCAAGTCAAACGGTGCAGACACCTTTATTTTGAGGTTTTTGTAGTCGATGTTATGAAAATTGGCATTGGTTACCCACCCGATGGTCAGGCAACTGCCCAGAGAAGCGAGCAAAAGCTCCATAGGGTCAACGGCTGTGTCTCCGCCTCCAAGCGGTTTTGGTTCATCCGTGGTAATTTCAAAGCTTCGGGCTTTGCTAACAGCAACGGCTCCATCCTTCCAAATGGTTTCGGTTTCAAATCCACCTTTGCCTTTAGAGGGATCTTTGGCAACGGCTTCTTTGGTTTTCTGAGTAAGTGTCAATGTCGAGTGTTTGGCATGTTGCAGACATAGTATGTTTAGTTTTAGGTTTAGGTTAGAAATAAAAAAAAGCCTCACCACATATTTCAGTGATGAGGCCTTTTAGTGAATGTTAGAATTTTTAGAACATAACACACCTTTCCCCATCACATGTTTTGTGACAACAACATGTGGTGGTGGAGAAAAGATGTTTAGAGTTCATATTGAATAAATTTTGTATGAATTTGTTTACCTGTATTCCGGATTTTATGCTCGTTCCGAAGGTCCTCCTTCGGAACGCCATCCTGAAGCTCCGCTTCCATTCAACCTTCATATCAATCAAAAGGACTCAAACATTACATATTATACATTTCCAGAAGCAGAGCTTCCAACGGCATTATACCGAAGGAGACCTTCGGTACAAGTAAAGTAAAAATAAAGGGTATTTATCGATACTCAGGATTTTCAAAATTCCAACGAGTTCCGTCATCCCAATCCTGCCGGGAATTTCCATACTTGGGATAGCCATTGTTCTCCTTCAACATTTTGGCAAGATGCAGAAGATTGTAGGTCATAAAGGTGGTATTTCGCTGGGTAAATTCATTATCAAATCCAACCGGCCCGTTTTCACTTTCATCGCCATAGCTGAGGCCGGGTCCGGCTTCACCAATCCATCCGGCATCAGCCGTAGGAGGGATGCTATAGCCAATATGTTGAAGCGCATAAAGAATTCCCATCGCGCAGTGTTTAATTCCATCTTCATTCCCTGTGACCAGGCAGCCACCAGCTTTTCCATAATACTTATACTGGCCTTTATCATTTTGAAGGCCACTCATAGCATAGAGCCGTTCAACCAGTTTCGTGGCTGCCGATGATTTTTCTCCGAGCCAGATAGGCGTGCCAATAATCAGAATATCAGCGGCATCTACCTCTTTCCAGATCTTCGGCCAATCGTCTTTATCTGCGCCATGTTCAGTCATATCCGGGTATACGCCGTATGCAATATCGTGGTCAGCAAAACGGATACATTTCGCATCCACCCCCTCTTTTTCCATGATGTTCATCGACACATCAATTAATGTACGTGTGTGACTTTTACGGGGAGATTTTTTAAGCGTACAATTAACATATAACGCTTTCAGATTTGAGAAATCAGGTTTTGAGTTAGGCATAGATCAGTTTGTCTTCAATATTTCAGCGGAGTTATCAGTTATTATGTTTTTATTCAATTATTTTTTAAAACGTTACAACTTTATAGTCATCTACAATAAATGAGCGGATGCTTGGATGATCGTCGTAGTCATCAAGCAGATCGACATCTGTTTTTTGAACCTCATTGATCACACCAAATGCTTTCGAGCAAAATTTGCACACACCATGAATGTTGTCTTTAATGGCTGCATACAAGGGATGGGCATCGTGCTCTTCATCTTCCAGTTTTGGAATCCAGGTTGTACCGGCGCCATCAAAAATAATTTTAACGTCATCATCATGGTCTTGAAGTTCTTTAGCAAACTCCATTGCATTAACAACACGCCCGAGAGCTTCATGGCTTCCTGCTTCGCTTAAAACAACGATTGCTACTTTATTCATTGATTGATTTAAATTTAGTTCGAATTAACAGTAGTTGGACGTTACAGCTCGATACAATCTTACCTGTAAATGCATTACTAAAGGCTTTGCAAAACTCTGACCGTCATCCTGAACTTTTGACCTCGGGATCCCTCCGGGGGATTCAGGATCTCCAGATACAGGCTATAAAGACGAATGGAGAATCTGAATCAAGTTCAGATTGACCAGTAACCACGGTTTTGCAAAGCCCTCTTATTGTGATAATCTTTTTCTGAATCTTGCAGACATCAATTGCATAAATACTGAACGGCAAAATACTCGTTTGAATCTGTCCAGGTATGAACATTCTTAAAGTGTGGCTCCGTCATATTTCTGAATGAAGAGAGCGTATATTTATGAGAATTTTCAGTATGGATGGTTTCGCCTTCTTCAAAATGGATCTCTTCACCGGCAATTTTAACAGTCTGCTCCACAGTACTGACCAGGTGCATCTCAATCCGGCTTTTTTTCTCATTGAATATCGCTTTATGCTCAAACCGGTTTAAATCAAAATTACCATCAAGTTCCTTATTGATTCTTTGTAAAACATTCTTATTAAACTGAGCGGTTACTCCCTCGGAATCATCATAAGCGGCAAGCAGAGTTTCGCGGTCTTTAACCAGATCAAATCCAACCAGCAATCCGCCATGTTCATCTAATGAATCGGCAATCAAACCGATAAAATCTTCAGCATCTT
The Balneolaceae bacterium genome window above contains:
- a CDS encoding DUF3179 domain-containing protein produces the protein MLIGKILKTVPLVVLVFSMIFMISCNTTSSSGGGSSSVSPESSGSEWLIPVQEVVDGGPGKDGIPSIENPAFKSVNEVNYVQDNRLVIGVKIDDELRLYPHQVMDWHEIVNDEINDQHFSLTYCPLTGTGIAYDREINADINEFGVSGLLYRNNLIMYDRKTDSNWSQMQLRAVNGALSGIEGETIQVVESTWKTWKEIYPEAKVLTTNTGFSRNYSGYAYGQGYLVNDNQFVFQPKRDDDRLENKTIVHAVMESEFRGELTVMRIYPIKKLTDEIQVIQEKFRGKNIVFAGSSSDQLAVSFINKTQDGSILDFEPVQDELPIVMKDNEGNQWNIFGEAVSGPRTGERLTATRSYNGYWFAFADFYPNSCIYPIGDC
- a CDS encoding trehalase family glycosidase; the protein is MENPSPEITKKDLKELAQTAKQILNNNWTGSFTVPSSSQYPHQWSWDSVFIAMGYAHYNQDRAETELNHLFNGQWKNGMVPHIVFNSKELNGDYFPGHEFWQTERSDNAPDSVKTSGICQPPIHATGVRHLVEHASNRKQALKFAEELFPKLVSWHDYLYRERDPFNEGLVYIRHPWESGQDNSPIWDSILNRFDIDQRELPEYERKDDIHVNAEERPSNEEYDKYVYLVDFFRKRNYDEIQISEDHCPFLVQDVLFNTLLCRANRDLAEIAELIGENPEPFNKKADQTAGAMNQKLWNSKEQMYNDFDLQASKKIKARVLSGFLPLFARVPNSSQKQKMFNYLNTHCFCQMTDTCFPAPSYDRSGEDYSARTYWRGPVWINMNWLLSEGLNQYGFNDYVKQVKNSIIQLPFNSGFREYYDTDTGEAYGIDNFSWTAALLLDLVYRDKSSVF
- a CDS encoding OsmC family protein, which encodes MTLTQKTKEAVAKDPSKGKGGFETETIWKDGAVAVSKARSFEITTDEPKPLGGGDTAVDPMELLLASLGSCLTIGWVTNANFHNIDYKNLKIKVSAPFDLRGYLDIDDNVRSGFPEINYEVEVETDANEEILQQIKEAAEKNSPMFDNIANGAPISGSIKHSK
- a CDS encoding NAD(P)H-dependent oxidoreductase; this translates as MPNSKPDFSNLKALYVNCTLKKSPRKSHTRTLIDVSMNIMEKEGVDAKCIRFADHDIAYGVYPDMTEHGADKDDWPKIWKEVDAADILIIGTPIWLGEKSSAATKLVERLYAMSGLQNDKGQYKYYGKAGGCLVTGNEDGIKHCAMGILYALQHIGYSIPPTADAGWIGEAGPGLSYGDESENGPVGFDNEFTQRNTTFMTYNLLHLAKMLKENNGYPKYGNSRQDWDDGTRWNFENPEYR